A stretch of the Arachis stenosperma cultivar V10309 chromosome 6, arast.V10309.gnm1.PFL2, whole genome shotgun sequence genome encodes the following:
- the LOC130933057 gene encoding uncharacterized protein LOC130933057, producing MALVGCGKRKGKDLEEKNGVIVKKRGNDVDHSIVGDSEEILRKEICQKVATFLVMSGIPLKAVKSVEFQKMWESVARCGPGYIAPSIEDLRGKLLKYQVARIKEAIEDHKIKWKRTGCSILIDSWNNGYGMTIFNFFVNSPKGTVFLKSVNATNVCNNVDGIFEMIDGVMNEVGIENVVQVVTKNEDSFKAAGKLLMEKRSTIFWMPCAVHCIELMFEEFEKKLKVHRETIANGRRITTYIYSRASVIDLLHYFTKGKDLIRPAATRGATSYLTLDCLNRNKDALEKMFTSKSWKSSAFSRSRSGKEVENIVMDSKFWKNIEICLKGANPLIKVLRLVNSDEKPAMGFVYKEMMQAKEKIQSAFNSVKQRYMPLWNIIDEKWDKEVHRPLEATAYYLNPQFHYSPDFKDDFDVKYGLYSSLCRTVAIKADACTVDRHLEEFKNARNAFGSELAKSAIKTKKPAEWWDSYGSEFPELQNFAIRILSLTCSAYGCTTNWDTFDKVHSKKRSRRRQKTWNDVLFAMSNLKVTDEKKESKAFAYSMEDIASDDEWYVENIESSSNNEEPELYDAELIIPAEDDTRKDQYGYIDDLRIPDIDSDFNDDDDDDVANDDYGDDDVMESDGDDMEDDDYDD from the exons ATGGCTCTTGTTGGTTGTGGGAAGAGGAAGGGGAAGGATTTGGAAGAGAAAAATGGGGTCATTGTGAAGAAAAGAGGGAACGATGTTGATCATTCTATCGTGGGTGATAGTGAAGAGATTCTGAGAAAAGAAATATGTCAGAAAGTTGCTACCTTTCTAGTCATGAGTGGCATTCCTTTGAAAGCTGTGAAAAGTGTTGAGTTTCAAAAGATGTGGGAATCAGTTGCACGTTGTGGCCCTGGATACATTGCACCTTCTATTGAAGATCTCAGAGGGAAGCTTTTGAAGTATCAAGTGGCAAGAATCAAGGAAGCAATTGAGGATCACAAGATCAAGTGGAAGAGAACAGGGTGCAGCATTTTGATTGATAGCTGGAATAACGGGTATGGAATGACCATATTCAACTTCTTTGTTAACAGCCCTAAAGGTACGGTTTTTCTGAAATCTGTTAATGCTACTAATGTTTGCAACAATGTTGATGGTATCTTTGAGATGATTGATGGTGTTATGAATGAGGTTGGTATTGAAAATGTTGTTCAAGTTGTGACAAAAAATGAAGATAGTTTTAAAGCTGCTGGAAAATTGTTGATGGAGAAAAGAAGTACTATTTTTTGGATGCCTTGTGCTGTTCATTGTATTGAATTGATGTTTGAggaatttgaaaagaagttgaagGTTCATAGAGAGACCATTGCTAATGGTAGGAGGATTACTACTTATATATATTCCAGAGCTTCTGTGATTGATCTGTTGCATTACTTTACCAAGGGAAAGGATTTGATTAGGCCGGCTGCGACTCGTGGTGCGACTTCTTATCTGACTTTAGATTGTCTCAATCGCAACAAGGATGCATTGGAGAAAATGTTCACTTCGAAATCATGGAAATCCAGTGCTTTCTCAAGATCAAGAAGTGGGAAAGAGGTTGAGAATATAGTTATGGATAGCAAGTTTTGGAAGAACATTGAGATTTGTTTGAAAGGTGCTAATCCTCTTATTAAAGTGCTTCGATTGGTGAATTCGGACGAAAAACCAGCCATGGGTTTCGTTTATAAAGAAATGAtgcaagcaaaagaaaagataCAAAGTGCCTTCAATTCTGTCAAGCAAAG aTACATGCCTTTGTGGAACATCATTGATGAAAAATGGGATAAAGAAGTTCATAGGCCTTTGGAAGCTACTGCTTACTACCTCAACCCTCAATTTCACTATAGCCCTGATTTCAAAGATGATTTTGATGTTAAATATGGACTATATAGTTCTTTGTGTAGGACGGTAGCAATTAAAGCTGATGCATGCACGGTTGATCGTCACCTTGAAGAGTTCAAGAATGCAAGAAATGCCTTTGGAAGTGAATTAGCCAAGTCTGCTATTAAAACCAAAAAGCCAGCAGAGTGGTGGGACTCTTATGGATCTGAATTTCCCGAGCTTCAGAATTTCGCCATTCGTATACTGTCCTTGACATGCAGTGCTTATGGGTGTACAACCAATTGGGATACTTTTGATAAG GTTCACTCAAAGAAAAGGAGTCGTCGTAGGCAGAAGACATGGAATGATGTATTGTTTGCGATGTCCAACTTAAAAGTGACCGATGAGAAGAAGGAAAGCAAAGCGTTTGCGTATAGCATGGAAGACATTGCTTCTGATGATGAATGGTATGTAGAGAACATTGAAAGTTCATCTAATAATGAAGAACCAGAGCTGTACGATGCAGAATTGATTATTCCAGCTGAAGATGATACACGAAAAGATCAATATGGTTATATAGATGACTTGAGAATTCCTGATATTGATTCTGActttaatgatgatgatgatgatgatgttgctAATGATGATTATGGAGATGATGATGTCATGGAAAGTGATGGAGATGACATGGAAGATGATGATTACGATGATTGA